One segment of Geomonas ferrireducens DNA contains the following:
- a CDS encoding helix-turn-helix domain-containing protein: MPIDHQRRKMIKDVRVQLGLNQDELARALGMSFASVNRWENWKTIPSQLAWAQFNAFCREMVSQGRLKAREDAA; the protein is encoded by the coding sequence ATGCCGATTGATCATCAGCGGCGGAAAATGATCAAGGACGTGCGTGTGCAACTCGGGTTGAACCAGGATGAGCTTGCCCGCGCGCTGGGGATGAGCTTCGCTTCCGTCAACCGCTGGGAAAACTGGAAAACGATCCCTTCGCAGTTGGCTTGGGCGCAGTTCAATGCCTTTTGCCGGGAGATGGTAAGTCAGGGCAGACTGAAAGCGCGGGAGGACGCCGCGTGA